The DNA segment CGATCAGCACATCGGTGGTTGTCTCCGAGCAGCCGGAGGCCTCGCCGCCCATGATGCCGGCGAGCGATTCGACGCCGTGCTCATCGGCAATCACGCACATCGAGTTGTCGAGCGTATAGGTGCGGCCGTCGAGCGCCAGCAGCGTTTCGCCGTCGCGTCCGCGCCGCACCACGAGATCGCCCCTCACCTTGGCCGCATCGAACACGTGCAGCGGCCGCGCGCGGTCATAAGTCATGAAGTTGGTGATATCGACCAGCGCATTGATCGGCCGAAGCCCGATCGAGGTCAGCCGCTTTTGCAGCCATTCCGGCGATGGTCCGTTCTTGACACCGCGCACCAGCCGTAGCGCGAAGCCCGGACAGAGGCCCTGGTCTTCGACCTTCACTTTCACGGGGCAGGGGAATTCACCCTTGATGGCGCGGATCGCCGGGTCCTTGAACTTGCCCATGTCGGCGGCGGCAAGATCGCGCGCGATGCCGTGGACGCCGGTGCAATCCTGCCGGTTCGGCGTCAGGTTGATCTCGAACACGGCATCGCCAAGCCCCGCCCACCCGGCGTAAGGCGTGCCGATCGGCGCGTCGGCCGGCAATTCCATGATGCCGTCGTGGTCTTCGGAGATCTTCAGTTCGGCTGCCGAACACAGCATGCCGCGGCTCTCGACGCCTCTGATAGTGCCGACGCCAAGCGTGATGTCCTTGCCCGGAATGTAAGTGCCGGGCGGTGAGAACACGCTGATGAGGCCGGCGCGCGCATTCGGGGCGCCGCAGACGACCTGCACCGGCGCCGCACCGTTACCGGTATCGACCATGCAGACCCGCAGGCGATCCGCGTTCGGATGCTGTTCGGCCGAGATCACGCGCGCAATGGTGAAGGGCGCGAGTTGTTTGGCCTTGTCTTCGAGGCTTTCGACCTCGAGCCCGATCATGGTGAGCTTCTCGGCGAGCTTCTCCACCGTCTCGTCGGTGTCGAGATGTTCTTTCAGCCAGGAGAGAGTGAACTTCATGGCTGTCGGCCTCCGGTGTTACTGCTCCCTCCCCCCTTGTGGGGGGACTTTCCCCTCCCCCGCTTGCGGGGGAGGGTTAGGGTGGGGGCTCTTTCTTCAACGGCAGAAGCAATTGTTTCGAGAACACCGGTGCGATTTGTCATTACGTCAAGGTTGCTAAAGCGAAGAACCTGAAAGCCTTTGGCTTCGATAGTCGCTGTCCGTCTCACATCAGCCTTTTCTCCACGGGAGGAAAAATGCTGACCACCGTCAAGCTCAATAACAAGTTTGGCGGCATGGCACATAAAATCGGCAACGTAAGTGTCTATCGGGACTTGCCTGCGGAAGCCGGCTCCGCCTAGCCGGTGACCACGTAATTCAGACCAGAGGATTCTTTCAGCGTCCGTAGAATTCCTTCGAAGTGCGCGAGCATTGGCGCGAAGCTTGTGCGAGACGTTCCAGCCAGGACTCTTGCGATCAACCATCGGCATGCCCCCACCCCAACCCTCCCCCGCAAGCGGGAGAGGGAGCCTCACCTTTCGTGCGGGAGGACTGTTGGCAATCACTCTCACGTGCTCAGCCCTCCCGCCAGTGTCGGGATGTCGAGCGGCTTGAAGCCGTAATGGGCGAGCCAGCGCACGTCGCTCTCGAACAATTGCCGCAGATCGCTCATGCCGTATTTCAGCATCGCGATGCGGTCGATGCCCATGCCCCAGGCAAAGCCCTGATACACATCGGGGTCGATGCCGCAGGCGCGCAGCACGTTCGGATGCACCATGCCGCAACCGAGAATCTCGAGCCAATCCTCGCCTTCACCGAAGCGAATTTCGCCGTTGCCGCGCCGGCACTGAATATC comes from the Bradyrhizobium erythrophlei genome and includes:
- a CDS encoding endonuclease domain-containing protein, giving the protein MPMVDRKSPGWNVSHKLRANARALRRNSTDAERILWSELRGHRLGGAGFRRQVPIDTYVADFMCHAAKLVIELDGGQHFSSRGEKADVRRTATIEAKGFQVLRFSNLDVMTNRTGVLETIASAVEERAPTLTLPRKRGRGKSPHKGGGSSNTGGRQP